In Granulicella sibirica, the sequence CCTTGCACTCCTACGCATCAAGAATGTATGGGTAGAAGCCGGAAATATCGATAGCCTTGGACTGTTCCGGGGACGCGTACTCCGGAACTGCGGGCAAGCGCTGAAGCGTCGTAGTTAAAGACATCGGTATGCCTGGCTCCGTCGACTCAAGCTGGCCACACGATGGCTTCCTATCCTCGCGTGCTCCATCCCTGGCCCTTGGACCGCTTCGCCGTCACTTATCCAAGATAGGAGTCGCATGCGCTAAGGAGCGCTTGTGCGGATCTGCGCGGGGGGCGATCAATATGATCGTCCCTTCCGCGACCTCATTGAAAGAAATGTCATGGCTTGGCTCGTTAGAACTGTCAGATTCTAAGGATGGCACGGGGTTTTTATGAGAGCGCGCAATTTGAGGGATCGAAGTATTGAGCGATGTGCGGGTCCGTGTCGGCGAAGGGCCGCGTTGGTTTGCCTATCACGTTCCCAGGCTCAGCAATGCATTACGGCACCTACGAGAGAGTTCACTCCGCATTTTCAACTCGAGCAATTGTGGCAAGTAATTTGGCATATTGGGCAAGTCCGTGGATACCATCCAGTTCAGTAACGAAATCATTACGCACTGCCAAAGGAATGGCGCCGTAGCTCGTATTGGTCGATCCAGCCGAGACGCGGTGGCTTTTGAGTTGCGACGGTCGTTTCTCCAATAAAGGGCACGCAAACCCCTGCGGTTCAGGACCACTAACGCAATCGCTCTAATGCTATTCCTGCTCCTCCCGATGGTCGGGACCTGCGGAGTTCAAGATTTCGGGCGTCATGGCAAACAGACCATACAGGGAAGCTGGCGCCTCTGCTTCAGCACTAATTGGGCAGGTCAGTTTTTGCACTGATATCCACGTAACGCTCCCATAGAGAGACCATGCAGCCATCCGTTTGGTCGGATCCGATTCCCACTCTGCCTTTCCGATGCCGAAGGAGAGACTGAAAGAGACTTTCTTCAACAGAGCCGTATCCAAACAACATCCTATTTGATGGAGTATGTTGCGTTATCGAGATCACTGTCCCTCAGGTAGCGTCATCTCTCAGCGCGCAGAAGCCTGTCCTTGAGCACGTTTGCGTCAATAATTGGTGAAGAGCACGCGGTAGCGGTACAAAGAAAGGCTGCCGCATGTGCCAGCTTGGGATACTGCACGTCAGCCCTCGGCAATGGACCCTCGGCAGGATCCCACCATTCGAGGCGCTTATAGATGGGGCCGGCTGACAACGCAGTCTGAAAGAGGGCCTTCGCTGCGCCATCGTCTTTGCGACCCACCACCGTGACATGTACCGGAGGCTGGGTGTACTCCCTCTCCGCCAGGAGAGCCGGAGCAGAGAGCCAGGCGATCGCCACCTCACGCGTGGCCAGGTACTTCATGGCACGGGCTGCGGTTTTCGTGTCGTCCTGATTGCCACAGTAGTGAGAGAGCAGCGTTGCGAATCTGGCGACCTGAGAGTTCTCATCGCGCTCGGGTTGTGGATGGTAGCCGTGGCCGGTCTTTGATTTGGAGGTGACGAAGCCAGCGCCTGAGGCAGCGGCGAAGCTTGTTGAGAGGAACTGCCTCGCCTCCTCGGCGCGGTTGAGCCATTCGGGAGTGCCAGTAACCTCATAGAGCGCGAGAAAGGCCTGTCCCATCCCCAGCGTGTCACCCAGGAAGGGCCCGGCGGCATCGTGCTCGCTATGGGCAAAGCCACCGTGTGCGATTGCGCGGTGCGACAGCACCCATCGTGCCGCCTGTGTGGCTTCGCGGAGCGTAGCTTCGTCGTCTGTCACAGCGTAGAGCGAGCATAGTGCTCGGATCATCCAGCCGTTCTCACGCGCATAGAGGTTTGTGTCAACTCTTGGCACACCAATCGCTCTCCGTTTTCTGTCGTTCGAGGCAAAATAAGCAGCGCTGTGCTCCCCTTCGATTACGTCCGCGTCCTGGCTGACG encodes:
- a CDS encoding thioredoxin domain-containing protein, which translates into the protein MCLSLLVAAGAWAQPAGAPIVWHPWSDEIFAQAAREHKFVLLDLEAVWCHWCHVMDQETYRDPAVRRLMTKSYIAVKVDQDSRPDISNRYEDYGWPATVIFNAKGGEIVKRQGYLPPVQMASILRAVIKDPSPGPSVEAEKVITYSATPVLSAALLRDVQKEFEKQYDQQGKGWAFGHKYLDADSVEYAEVLAAHGDKVQQQRVGDTLYEAQKLLDPVWGGAYQYSTGGKWNEPHFEKLTYIQAQTMRTYAQAYGQWHDPAWLAAAENVHRYVRSFLTSPEGAFYVSQDADVIEGEHSAAYFASNDRKRRAIGVPRVDTNLYARENGWMIRALCSLYAVTDDEATLREATQAARWVLSHRAIAHGGFAHSEHDAAGPFLGDTLGMGQAFLALYEVTGTPEWLNRAEEARQFLSTSFAAASGAGFVTSKSKTGHGYHPQPERDENSQVARFATLLSHYCGNQDDTKTAARAMKYLATREVAIAWLSAPALLAEREYTQPPVHVTVVGRKDDGAAKALFQTALSAGPIYKRLEWWDPAEGPLPRADVQYPKLAHAAAFLCTATACSSPIIDANVLKDRLLRAER